A portion of the Candidatus Pristimantibacillus lignocellulolyticus genome contains these proteins:
- a CDS encoding MFS transporter has product MIQQKKKIHYAWWLLLGVALMVGLAKGGIMTAGGLFLTPVTEDLGIGMGNLTLYFSISSIVTMIFLPIAGKMIAKYDIRKLLVVAIILQAGSFAMFGLMNSVWGWYLFCIPMSIGSIFVTQMAGPVLINNWFKKHNGLAIGIMVASGGLFGAILQPMAGNLINSEGWRYTYIFLGLLVMAIVIPTVILTIRMAPQQKGLQALGADEVKVEDKTPKEVVVKGVTAKVALKSSSFYTLLIFFFCVTSIGSFGQYVAPFAMNIGYDIVFAGSAMGGWQIGTLIGALVFGMLSDKIGAKNTAIFAMLLGLVPVIMLLTVADNATMFNIAIAIFGFVVASIGTLGPLLTTALFGNKEYGQIYSTAVMGLAIAGMVALPAYGYIAQITGSYTAILYAVAIMMVVNVIAVIFAFNGKKKLVKAGLWS; this is encoded by the coding sequence ATGATTCAGCAAAAGAAAAAGATTCACTATGCTTGGTGGCTATTATTAGGAGTAGCCCTGATGGTCGGTTTAGCTAAAGGCGGTATTATGACGGCTGGTGGATTGTTCTTAACTCCGGTTACAGAAGATTTAGGTATCGGTATGGGTAACCTAACGCTGTACTTTAGTATTTCGTCAATCGTAACAATGATTTTCTTGCCAATCGCAGGTAAAATGATTGCGAAGTATGACATTAGAAAATTGTTAGTTGTTGCAATAATACTACAAGCAGGTTCGTTTGCAATGTTTGGCTTAATGAACTCCGTATGGGGTTGGTACTTGTTCTGTATTCCAATGTCAATCGGTTCTATCTTCGTTACACAAATGGCTGGTCCAGTATTAATAAACAACTGGTTTAAAAAACATAATGGTCTTGCTATAGGTATTATGGTCGCTTCAGGTGGATTATTTGGAGCTATCCTTCAACCAATGGCAGGTAACCTGATTAATAGCGAAGGTTGGAGATATACGTATATCTTCTTGGGACTATTGGTAATGGCGATCGTTATTCCAACGGTGATTCTTACCATTAGAATGGCTCCACAGCAAAAAGGCTTACAAGCTCTAGGTGCTGATGAAGTAAAAGTTGAAGATAAAACTCCAAAAGAAGTTGTAGTAAAAGGCGTTACAGCTAAAGTAGCATTGAAGTCATCTTCTTTTTATACGTTACTTATTTTCTTCTTCTGTGTAACTTCTATCGGTAGTTTCGGTCAGTATGTAGCACCGTTTGCGATGAACATAGGTTATGATATTGTATTTGCTGGTTCTGCAATGGGCGGATGGCAGATTGGTACGTTGATTGGTGCATTGGTATTCGGGATGTTAAGTGATAAAATTGGCGCGAAAAATACGGCGATTTTTGCAATGTTACTTGGACTAGTTCCAGTTATTATGCTCTTAACTGTTGCTGATAATGCCACAATGTTTAATATTGCAATTGCTATTTTTGGATTTGTTGTTGCATCCATTGGAACATTGGGCCCGCTTCTTACGACAGCACTATTCGGTAATAAAGAATACGGTCAGATCTATTCGACTGCTGTTATGGGACTAGCTATTGCGGGTATGGTTGCTTTACCTGCTTATGGATATATTGCTCAAATTACAGGAAGCTATACTGCGATTTTATATGCAGTAGCAATTATGATGGTAGTCAATGTTATCGCTGTAATCTTCGCCTTTAACGGTAAGAAGAAGCTTGTAAAAGCTGGATTATGGAGTTAA
- a CDS encoding TIGR01777 family oxidoreductase → MKKKVVLAGGTGFVGKYFNEKFSDMGYEVKIISRQVGHISWENEEEIIAAINDSEMLINLAGKSVDCRYNEKNKREILMSRVDTTRILGQAVLECYNPPSLWINSSTATIYRHAEDRPMTEETGDIGSGFSVDVATEWEKAFFSFDLPTTRQVALRLAIVLGEHGGVMTAFKNLVRFGLGGAQGSGYQKFSWIHIEDLFDMTLFIRDNEDIIGVVNSSAPHPISNRELMETLRKTMNVKFGLPSPKWMLELGAVVIKTETELILKSRWVIPDRIEKAGYTFKYRTIDKALQQILRGV, encoded by the coding sequence ATGAAGAAGAAAGTCGTTTTAGCGGGTGGGACTGGTTTTGTCGGAAAATACTTCAATGAGAAGTTTAGTGATATGGGCTATGAGGTGAAAATTATTTCAAGGCAAGTAGGTCATATATCTTGGGAAAATGAGGAAGAAATAATCGCAGCGATAAACGATTCAGAGATGCTCATTAATTTAGCAGGGAAGTCAGTAGATTGTCGTTACAATGAAAAGAACAAACGAGAGATTCTAATGTCGAGAGTAGACACAACTCGTATACTTGGTCAAGCAGTACTAGAATGTTATAATCCGCCTTCATTGTGGATTAATTCAAGTACTGCTACGATTTATCGACATGCGGAAGATAGACCTATGACGGAGGAAACGGGAGATATTGGTTCTGGTTTCTCAGTAGACGTGGCAACAGAGTGGGAGAAGGCATTCTTCTCTTTCGACTTACCTACCACTAGACAGGTTGCTTTGAGGCTTGCTATCGTACTAGGTGAGCATGGTGGTGTAATGACAGCTTTCAAAAACTTAGTTAGATTTGGTCTTGGTGGTGCACAAGGATCCGGTTATCAGAAATTTAGTTGGATTCATATTGAAGATTTATTCGACATGACACTCTTCATTAGAGATAATGAGGACATTATTGGGGTAGTTAACAGTTCTGCACCTCATCCCATCTCAAATCGTGAATTGATGGAGACCTTACGGAAAACGATGAATGTCAAATTCGGATTGCCTTCTCCAAAGTGGATGCTTGAGCTAGGTGCAGTAGTTATTAAAACAGAGACGGAGTTAATTTTGAAGAGCAGATGGGTCATTCCAGACCGGATAGAGAAAGCAGGGTATACATTTAAATATCGGACGATAGATAAAGCACTTCAACAAATATTACGAGGCGTGTAA
- a CDS encoding MFS transporter — translation MTSLQQELKAEKRNYTWQLLTIFIGFIIFGLSENIKGPAIPRMQLQFHLDEGQLGTLLSLNSLGYLLACSFTGLLVRKFGMKVVTIWTFVIMFLSGVLVWFSYSYTWLIGSNFVLYIGNGMLEIGLAILGARIFTKNTGTMMNLSHFFYGISSVVAPLLATGLMSVNIFGYAIDWRTMYLIVLALSLIPIIPALLSRFPGDDIKAEDRKSFKTLMRDKSLWLLIAILTFGVVSELSVGGWLVNFLEKSYGWTTLAASSMLSSFFIGFSLARLFLGPIIDRVGFTVSIIGVSMSAAISTFIATLGGESYAIFFAIAGFGVAPIYPTVMAFISKRYPNDSDVVIGFVATVMGLGSVIGNYLIGIIIKGVKNAYGADTSLALTRGLQAGYLFIGVCALLCSLLAVVMYRYLKKRNELI, via the coding sequence ATGACATCTTTACAGCAAGAGTTAAAGGCAGAAAAACGTAATTATACATGGCAGTTGCTTACAATATTTATTGGATTCATTATTTTTGGTTTATCAGAAAACATTAAAGGGCCCGCAATCCCAAGAATGCAACTGCAATTCCATCTAGATGAAGGGCAACTCGGCACTTTATTATCATTAAATTCATTAGGCTACTTATTAGCTTGTTCATTTACCGGGTTACTCGTTCGGAAGTTTGGTATGAAAGTAGTTACGATATGGACATTCGTTATTATGTTCTTATCAGGTGTGCTTGTTTGGTTTTCTTATTCCTACACATGGCTAATAGGTTCGAATTTTGTGCTTTACATCGGAAACGGAATGCTAGAGATTGGATTAGCTATTCTCGGTGCTCGTATTTTCACGAAAAATACGGGTACGATGATGAATCTTTCACATTTCTTCTATGGAATAAGTTCTGTCGTAGCGCCGCTATTAGCAACCGGTTTAATGAGTGTAAATATATTCGGTTACGCAATAGATTGGAGAACGATGTATCTAATCGTTCTTGCGCTCTCGTTAATTCCGATTATACCAGCTTTACTAAGTCGTTTCCCAGGTGATGATATTAAAGCAGAGGATCGTAAATCTTTCAAAACACTAATGAGAGATAAATCGCTATGGTTATTAATTGCGATACTGACATTTGGTGTTGTGTCCGAACTTTCTGTAGGAGGATGGCTAGTAAATTTCTTAGAGAAAAGCTATGGCTGGACGACATTAGCAGCGTCTAGCATGCTTTCTTCTTTCTTTATTGGATTCTCATTGGCTAGATTATTTCTTGGTCCAATTATTGATCGAGTTGGATTTACCGTCTCGATTATTGGAGTTTCCATGAGCGCTGCTATTTCTACGTTTATTGCAACGTTAGGAGGGGAGAGTTATGCCATTTTCTTTGCGATTGCAGGTTTTGGCGTTGCACCAATCTATCCAACCGTAATGGCATTTATCTCAAAACGTTACCCTAATGATAGTGATGTAGTTATTGGTTTTGTTGCAACAGTTATGGGTTTAGGTTCAGTCATTGGCAATTATCTCATTGGAATTATTATTAAAGGTGTAAAGAACGCGTACGGTGCTGATACGAGCTTGGCGTTAACGAGAGGGTTACAGGCTGGTTATCTCTTTATCGGGGTTTGTGCGCTGTTATGCTCGTTGTTGGCGGTTGTTATGTATAGGTACTTAAAGAAACGCAATGAACTCATCTAA
- a CDS encoding riboflavin kinase has translation MSGSSYVIGEVVHGAALGRELMFPTINLGGNVDQYDSPKAGIYLGIAEIITGVFANQSFYTLISAGYRPTVNGDSYKIEAYLLDFSGDLYGEQVKVTFSTYLRDEIKYDNLDDLIEQMKLDELNGRAMIAQGKIEALT, from the coding sequence ATGAGCGGATCATCTTATGTTATTGGAGAAGTGGTACATGGTGCTGCACTTGGGCGTGAATTGATGTTTCCAACGATTAATCTAGGAGGAAATGTTGATCAATATGATTCTCCTAAAGCTGGGATATATCTTGGAATAGCTGAGATCATCACGGGAGTATTCGCTAATCAGTCGTTTTATACTCTTATTAGTGCTGGATATCGCCCAACTGTGAATGGTGATTCTTATAAAATAGAAGCATATTTACTTGATTTTTCAGGTGATTTATACGGAGAACAAGTAAAGGTAACATTTTCAACATATTTACGTGATGAGATTAAGTACGACAATTTGGATGATCTTATTGAGCAGATGAAGCTTGATGAGTTGAATGGCAGAGCAATGATTGCGCAAGGTAAGATAGAAGCTTTGACATAA
- a CDS encoding RDD family protein — translation MMEREAGFWIRLGAKFLDGIIIGIPIAILASILTGEHAEDYLKNALNLLYSMLLPIFWNGYTVGKRICSIRIRKVNDHMPPTFLNMLLRDVVGGLVYGLTFGIALIISICMVCLREDKRSLHDLIAGTEVIHD, via the coding sequence ATGATGGAAAGAGAAGCAGGGTTTTGGATACGTCTTGGTGCTAAATTTTTAGATGGAATTATTATCGGTATCCCAATAGCAATTTTAGCTTCCATACTTACAGGGGAGCATGCTGAAGATTATTTGAAAAATGCTTTGAACTTGCTCTATTCAATGTTACTACCAATATTTTGGAATGGTTATACGGTAGGAAAGCGTATATGTAGCATCAGAATTAGAAAAGTGAATGATCATATGCCTCCAACTTTTTTGAATATGTTATTACGTGATGTTGTGGGTGGGCTAGTTTATGGTCTTACTTTTGGAATAGCCCTCATCATAAGCATTTGTATGGTTTGTCTGCGAGAAGATAAACGGTCTTTGCATGATTTAATTGCAGGGACTGAAGTCATTCATGATTAA
- a CDS encoding discoidin domain-containing protein, with translation MTRMISTISMFAILVSLCYIHPGVSTAAIPVTSANSSIFGPNVYVFEPSMSTSEIQNITNSVFSDQETNEFGSDRYALLFKPGTYNVNFNVGYYTHVAGLGKNPGDVTISGGLNVNADWDNGNATRNFWRAIENLTINPSSGITQIAVSQAAPLRRLHVKGELDLFDFDSNWNAGWASGGYLADSIVDGPIVPASQQQWFSRNSQYNNWTNGVWNMVFVGDSNPPTGQFPDPPYTVVEKTPIIREKPYLYVDNAGQYQVFVPSLQTNTQGVSWANGSTPGKSISIDQFYIAREDTSTAASINAALSQGKNLLFTPGNYHLNDTIRITNANTVVLGIGLPTLIPDNGQITMSVADVDGVQIAGLVFDAGPVNSSTLLEVGPTGSSNTHTSNPISLHDLTFRTGGATNGKNDVAIMINSNNVIGDHFWIWRADHGAGAGWNSNVSKNGLVVNGNNVTLYGLFNEHHNEYQTIWNGNGGRLYFYQSEIPYDVPSQSAWMSNNGSVNGYASYKVADTVTNHEAWGLGIYSFFRDAPVKLESAIEVPNVPGVKIHHATTIWLAGTAGSEITHIINNIGEKVYANSPAEAMRQTVTEFVGNGTVDTIAPSVPTNLTATASSSSQINLNWAASTDNVGVIGYDIYRNGIIVGSSSQASYSDTGLLALTSYSYFIKAKDAVGNFSSSSNTVTAVTLNGGVATALDRTGWTASSNPSSGDVAANLLDGNISSRWSTGTAMAPGQSIVVDMQSAKNISKIVMDSTGSDQDYARGYDVYVSNDGTNWGTAISSGTGSGPIITVNFPTQTSRYIKVVQTGSVSNWWSILEFNVFGSAGPVDTVAPTIPVNVMATATSNSQINLSWTASTDNIGVSGYDIYRNGVIVGSSTATTYNDIGLTPATTYNYFIKAKDVAGNTSVASSTVNATTSGGGTGNALDRAGWVASSSPISGDVPANLLDGNMSSRWSTGATMTPGQFITIDMLSVKGFSKIVMDSTGSDNDYARGYEVYMSNEGINWGSAIATGSGTGPVVTINFANINARYIKIVQTGTSSSWWSIREINIYS, from the coding sequence GTGACAAGAATGATCTCCACAATCTCAATGTTCGCTATCCTAGTGAGTTTATGCTACATACATCCAGGTGTTTCAACAGCAGCAATACCTGTCACTTCGGCGAATTCATCTATATTTGGCCCTAATGTCTATGTATTTGAACCGTCGATGTCCACGTCTGAAATTCAAAACATTACAAATTCAGTTTTCAGCGATCAGGAAACTAATGAATTTGGAAGCGATCGTTACGCATTACTCTTCAAACCTGGTACTTATAATGTGAATTTTAATGTAGGCTACTACACACATGTAGCGGGTCTTGGTAAAAATCCAGGAGATGTTACGATATCAGGCGGTTTGAACGTTAATGCAGATTGGGATAATGGCAATGCGACTCGCAACTTTTGGCGTGCGATCGAAAACCTTACGATTAATCCCTCGAGTGGAATAACACAAATTGCTGTTTCACAAGCCGCACCATTAAGACGATTGCATGTTAAGGGTGAATTGGATTTATTTGATTTTGACTCTAACTGGAATGCAGGTTGGGCAAGTGGTGGATACTTAGCTGATTCTATCGTCGATGGTCCGATTGTTCCAGCATCCCAACAACAATGGTTTTCGAGAAACAGTCAATATAACAATTGGACAAATGGAGTTTGGAATATGGTCTTTGTAGGTGATAGTAATCCACCTACCGGTCAATTTCCTGATCCTCCATATACAGTTGTTGAGAAGACACCAATCATACGTGAAAAGCCATATCTTTACGTAGATAATGCTGGTCAATACCAGGTGTTTGTTCCATCGCTACAAACGAATACGCAAGGTGTTAGTTGGGCGAACGGATCCACACCAGGAAAATCGATTTCAATTGATCAGTTCTATATTGCTCGTGAAGATACATCCACTGCAGCAAGTATTAATGCTGCGCTTAGTCAAGGAAAAAACTTATTGTTTACACCAGGTAATTACCATCTGAATGATACCATTAGAATAACTAATGCTAATACTGTAGTGTTAGGCATCGGATTACCTACTTTAATACCGGACAATGGTCAAATTACAATGTCAGTTGCAGATGTTGATGGAGTGCAAATTGCAGGGTTGGTATTTGATGCAGGTCCTGTTAATTCATCTACACTACTTGAAGTAGGACCTACTGGAAGTTCTAATACACATACATCGAATCCAATCTCTCTTCATGACCTTACCTTCAGAACCGGTGGAGCTACTAATGGTAAAAATGATGTAGCAATAATGATTAACAGCAATAATGTAATTGGTGATCATTTCTGGATTTGGCGGGCTGATCATGGTGCTGGTGCAGGATGGAATAGTAATGTCTCTAAGAATGGTCTTGTTGTCAACGGTAATAACGTAACTTTGTATGGATTGTTTAACGAGCATCACAATGAGTATCAGACCATTTGGAATGGTAATGGTGGGCGACTCTATTTCTATCAGTCCGAAATTCCATATGATGTTCCAAGCCAATCAGCTTGGATGAGTAATAACGGAAGTGTCAACGGATATGCTTCTTATAAAGTAGCAGACACTGTAACAAATCATGAAGCATGGGGACTCGGTATCTATTCCTTCTTCAGAGATGCACCGGTAAAGCTAGAAAGTGCGATAGAGGTGCCAAACGTTCCAGGAGTGAAAATACACCATGCAACTACAATATGGTTGGCTGGTACAGCTGGAAGTGAAATAACACACATTATTAACAACATAGGTGAAAAAGTATATGCTAACTCACCAGCTGAAGCAATGCGACAAACAGTAACTGAATTTGTAGGCAATGGAACTGTAGATACAATTGCACCAAGTGTGCCAACGAACCTAACTGCAACTGCATCTTCAAGTAGCCAAATTAATTTGAACTGGGCGGCATCAACTGATAATGTTGGTGTTATCGGATACGATATTTATCGAAATGGAATAATTGTCGGGTCATCATCGCAAGCCTCCTATAGTGATACTGGTCTACTTGCATTAACGTCATATAGCTACTTTATTAAAGCTAAAGATGCTGTAGGCAACTTCTCTTCTTCCAGTAATACCGTTACTGCCGTTACTTTGAATGGGGGAGTGGCGACAGCGTTAGATCGAACAGGTTGGACAGCCTCATCTAATCCTTCAAGTGGCGATGTAGCTGCTAATTTATTGGATGGCAATATATCTTCTCGTTGGAGCACTGGGACAGCAATGGCACCTGGGCAATCTATTGTAGTCGATATGCAATCAGCGAAAAACATAAGTAAAATCGTTATGGATTCTACAGGTAGTGATCAGGATTATGCACGAGGTTATGATGTATATGTTTCGAATGATGGTACGAATTGGGGAACAGCGATATCCAGTGGTACTGGCAGCGGCCCGATAATTACAGTGAATTTTCCAACCCAAACTTCACGATATATTAAAGTAGTACAAACCGGTTCGGTATCTAACTGGTGGTCTATTCTAGAATTCAATGTATTCGGTAGCGCAGGTCCAGTTGATACCGTAGCACCGACTATACCTGTAAATGTGATGGCAACAGCAACTTCCAATAGCCAGATTAATTTGAGCTGGACGGCATCCACAGATAATATTGGAGTTTCAGGTTATGATATTTATCGCAATGGTGTTATCGTTGGATCATCTACAGCCACTACTTATAATGATATTGGTCTAACTCCAGCAACCACATACAATTATTTCATCAAAGCAAAAGATGTTGCTGGCAACACATCTGTTGCCAGCAGTACAGTCAACGCGACTACCTCTGGTGGAGGAACAGGTAATGCACTTGACCGAGCAGGATGGGTTGCATCATCTTCTCCTATTAGTGGTGATGTGCCAGCGAATTTATTAGATGGCAATATGTCTTCACGCTGGAGTACTGGAGCGACAATGACACCCGGACAATTTATTACTATAGACATGTTGAGTGTCAAAGGTTTTAGTAAGATCGTCATGGATTCAACAGGAAGTGATAATGATTATGCGCGTGGTTATGAGGTATATATGTCTAATGAAGGGATCAATTGGGGGAGTGCTATTGCTACAGGCTCAGGCACCGGCCCAGTAGTGACGATTAATTTCGCAAATATAAATGCTCGTTATATCAAAATTGTTCAGACAGGAACTTCGTCAAGTTGGTGGTCAATCCGAGAGATTAATATTTACAGCTAG
- a CDS encoding hemolysin family protein, which produces MDIGLKLFMIALLIFLTAFFVAAEFAIVRLRSSRIDQLVLEGKKGIASVQKISSNLDAYLSACQLGITCTALGLGFLGEPTVAAILLPLFHDLGISESISHPVSIAIAFIVITFFHVVVGELAPKTWAIQKAEQISLLTARPLIIFYKVLYPFIWTLNGSANALTRLFGLKSANEHENAHSEEEIQIILNESYQSGKINNTEYGYVSRIFAFDELLAKEIMVPRTDMVCLYTNNSLEQNFEVIEREQYTRFPVAMESKDNIVGMINTKQLFLEHHKTNQFDLKSLIHPVLSVSEVTPIKTLLKRMQLERVHIAILVDEYGGTSGLITIEDIIEEIVGEIRDEFDADERKEIEQLDENCYLLDGKVLLDEIHELTGANFEDEEVETIGGWVYSKMQDPKLGKSLQYENLKFIVRETSKNRIRKIEMQIELPVDLSEEHTA; this is translated from the coding sequence ATGGACATAGGTCTCAAATTATTCATGATTGCGTTACTGATTTTTTTAACTGCTTTCTTTGTAGCTGCAGAGTTTGCTATTGTACGCTTACGTTCAAGCCGCATTGATCAGTTAGTACTCGAAGGAAAGAAAGGTATTGCTTCAGTACAAAAAATTTCAAGCAATCTGGATGCATATTTATCTGCCTGTCAGCTAGGTATAACTTGTACCGCTTTAGGTCTAGGTTTTCTGGGTGAACCGACAGTAGCTGCTATCCTGTTACCGTTGTTCCATGATTTAGGTATTAGTGAATCCATTAGTCATCCCGTGTCAATTGCAATTGCATTTATCGTCATCACATTTTTCCATGTTGTCGTAGGTGAATTAGCACCTAAAACTTGGGCCATTCAAAAAGCTGAACAAATTTCATTATTAACAGCTAGGCCGCTTATTATTTTCTATAAAGTATTATATCCATTTATCTGGACTCTAAATGGTTCAGCTAACGCCCTTACTCGTCTATTCGGCTTAAAGTCTGCGAATGAACATGAAAATGCTCATAGTGAGGAAGAAATTCAAATTATTTTGAATGAGAGTTATCAAAGTGGAAAAATTAATAACACTGAATATGGTTATGTTAGTCGTATTTTCGCTTTCGATGAATTGTTAGCTAAAGAAATCATGGTTCCACGTACAGATATGGTGTGTTTGTATACAAATAACTCGCTTGAGCAAAACTTTGAAGTTATTGAGCGTGAACAATATACTCGCTTCCCTGTAGCAATGGAAAGTAAAGATAATATCGTAGGTATGATTAATACGAAGCAATTATTTCTTGAACATCATAAGACAAATCAATTTGATCTGAAATCATTAATTCATCCTGTACTAAGCGTGTCTGAAGTAACTCCTATTAAAACATTATTGAAACGCATGCAGTTAGAACGTGTTCATATTGCTATATTAGTGGATGAGTATGGTGGTACATCAGGTCTTATTACAATCGAAGATATTATTGAAGAAATCGTTGGTGAGATTCGTGATGAATTCGATGCTGACGAACGCAAAGAAATTGAGCAACTTGATGAGAACTGTTACCTGTTAGATGGTAAAGTTCTACTTGATGAAATTCATGAGCTTACAGGAGCTAATTTTGAAGATGAAGAAGTAGAAACCATTGGTGGTTGGGTATACAGTAAAATGCAAGATCCTAAGTTAGGCAAGTCGCTACAATACGAAAACTTGAAATTCATTGTCCGTGAAACAAGCAAAAATCGTATTCGTAAAATCGAAATGCAGATCGAGTTACCAGTCGATCTATCTGAAGAACATACCGCATAA
- a CDS encoding GNAT family N-acetyltransferase gives MSLSITSESNVERKEYIRSKLVEYNWMHFPDHLKGRYQELTLSLIDEGGQIYGGLIGEICWNWLEIQYLVVDQQYRKLGYGRKLMMEAERIAKEKHCEFIKLDTLSFQALDFYKKEGFQVFGTIENAGSHTHYYLKKDI, from the coding sequence ATGTCATTATCAATAACTTCTGAATCAAATGTTGAACGTAAAGAGTATATAAGAAGCAAATTAGTCGAATATAACTGGATGCACTTCCCAGATCATTTAAAAGGGAGATATCAAGAATTAACGTTATCGCTTATAGATGAAGGTGGGCAAATCTACGGTGGCCTAATCGGAGAGATTTGTTGGAATTGGCTAGAAATACAATACCTGGTTGTTGATCAGCAATATAGAAAACTTGGGTATGGAAGAAAGCTTATGATGGAAGCAGAGAGAATAGCAAAAGAAAAGCATTGTGAATTCATTAAATTAGATACATTAAGTTTTCAAGCATTAGATTTTTACAAGAAGGAAGGCTTTCAAGTTTTTGGAACGATCGAAAATGCAGGTAGTCATACACACTATTACTTGAAGAAAGATATTTAG
- a CDS encoding SDR family oxidoreductase produces MKKLEGKVALISGAAGGIGKGMATAFVKEGATVVIVDLNEELGNQTIKELQEFAPESMFIQANLAEHDKLAGIVQQVADKYGKLDILVNNAHASRMNSMENTTQADFDLSFNTGFYPTFYFMQAALPYLKETKGKIINFASGAGINGDVNQVSYAVAKEAIRAATRVAANEFGPFGINVNIIAPIAKSPGLIEWAEKNPEYYQGMLAKIPMRRLGELEDDIGRVAVFLASEDSDYITGQTIMVDGGSIKLR; encoded by the coding sequence ATGAAAAAACTTGAAGGTAAAGTCGCTTTAATTTCTGGCGCAGCAGGCGGTATTGGTAAAGGAATGGCTACTGCATTTGTTAAAGAAGGTGCAACGGTTGTTATAGTTGACCTTAATGAAGAGCTAGGTAACCAAACGATAAAAGAATTGCAAGAGTTTGCACCTGAATCTATGTTCATTCAAGCTAATCTTGCTGAACATGATAAATTAGCTGGAATCGTACAACAAGTTGCTGATAAATACGGTAAACTAGATATTTTGGTAAATAACGCACATGCTTCGCGAATGAATTCAATGGAAAACACTACGCAAGCTGATTTCGATCTTTCCTTCAATACTGGATTCTATCCAACGTTCTATTTCATGCAAGCAGCATTACCATACTTAAAAGAAACAAAAGGCAAAATTATCAACTTTGCATCAGGCGCTGGAATTAACGGTGACGTGAATCAAGTTTCTTATGCAGTAGCTAAAGAAGCTATTCGTGCAGCTACACGCGTTGCAGCAAATGAATTTGGTCCATTCGGAATTAATGTAAACATCATTGCTCCAATTGCCAAGTCTCCTGGTCTAATTGAATGGGCAGAGAAAAATCCAGAGTATTATCAAGGTATGCTTGCTAAGATCCCTATGAGAAGACTTGGTGAACTTGAAGATGATATCGGTCGTGTTGCTGTATTTTTAGCAAGCGAAGACTCCGATTACATTACAGGCCAAACAATTATGGTTGATGGTGGATCTATCAAATTACGTTAA
- a CDS encoding YuzB family protein, whose amino-acid sequence MGLGIVVVETCTRNELSNLDLEQLETEYEEVAVIRTDCLNMCNLCRARPYALVNGNKVYEKTTTECYEKVVVVVQSELKDFYQY is encoded by the coding sequence ATGGGGTTAGGGATCGTTGTTGTTGAGACCTGTACTAGAAATGAACTATCGAATTTAGATTTGGAACAATTGGAAACAGAATACGAAGAGGTAGCTGTCATACGAACAGATTGTCTTAATATGTGTAATCTATGCAGGGCTAGACCATATGCGTTAGTAAACGGTAATAAAGTATATGAAAAAACAACAACTGAATGTTATGAGAAGGTTGTGGTTGTTGTACAATCTGAACTAAAAGATTTCTACCAATACTAG
- a CDS encoding YrzA family protein: MDFRLDLLDTKIEFFESLSLKELENEIAQQIDNNKALMLEPHSISHNVTFHPIREKMLYSAVVHFKLKR; the protein is encoded by the coding sequence ATGGATTTTCGCCTTGACCTACTAGATACTAAAATTGAATTTTTTGAATCTTTATCACTTAAAGAGCTTGAAAATGAAATTGCGCAACAAATTGATAATAATAAAGCACTTATGTTGGAGCCACATTCAATCTCCCATAACGTGACCTTTCACCCGATTCGCGAAAAAATGTTATACTCCGCAGTCGTTCATTTTAAGTTAAAACGCTAA